From Zingiber officinale cultivar Zhangliang chromosome 5B, Zo_v1.1, whole genome shotgun sequence, the proteins below share one genomic window:
- the LOC121986464 gene encoding F-box/kelch-repeat protein At3g61590-like translates to MPRDNDGEEEKGEEDKGTLLKWDTILPDELLQKVLSFLPTANIIKLGIIVCKRWHEVLHSYWIRMFPRHSDGEEEEEDEEDKGALVSWDAILPDELLQKVLSFLPTANVIKLGIVCKRWYEVVHSSPPLSWPMMAPQKPLFFRRFFNDASGFSGRVYDPCFLRWSNFDDFLHSDIQVTSSSCGLVCLMNHDDRNHLLVGNPIKRDWKLLQVLGFRDTFCRTMALSFDRSTRGYTVVVAECCQKFEEWHLIVHIYQSTTESWDIHYAPDLILWKANHQAVICDGVLYQFMCHPYRNPSLMAFDLIKPPSSIYPLIPMPFPCDCAGLINLSNKLVMVALLNWVRPHDGAVILELEDKKWREVAQMPISMYKKLGRYNLISCGAGDLLFMHSPMCPELLTFDMKKKVWKWASHPYTEGSLFCFKQGASVFRDLCFGFCFEPRLDVSS, encoded by the coding sequence ATGCCTCGAGATAATGACGGCGAGGAAGAGAAGGGAGAAGAAGACAAGGGAACATTGTTGAAGTGGGACACCATTCTACCGGACGAACTCCTGCAGAAGGTGCTTTCCTTTTTGCCCACCGCCAACATCATCAAATTGGGCATCATCGTGTGCAAACGGTGGCACGAGGTGCTTCACTCCTATTGGATCAGGATGTTCCCTAGACATAGTGacggcgaggaggaggaggaggatgaagaagaCAAGGGAGCGTTGGTGTCGTGGGACGCCATTCTACCGGACGAACTTCTGCAGAAGGTGCTCTCCTTTTTGCCCACCGCCAACGTCATCAAATTGGGCATCGTGTGCAAACGGTGGTACGAGGTGGTTCACTCCAGCCCCCCGTTGTCGTGGCCGATGATGGCGCCACAGAAGCCGTTGTTCTTCAGGCGCTTCTTTAACGACGCCAGCGGCTTTTCGGGCCGCGTATACGACCCTTGCTTCCTCCGGTGGTCCAACTTCGACGACTTCCTCCACTCAGACATCCAGGTCACGTCCTCCTCCTGCGGCCTGGTCTGCTTAATGAACCACGATGACAGGAACCACTTATTGGTCGGCAATCCCATCAAGAGAGATTGGAAGCTGCTTCAAGTTCTCGGCTTCCGTGACACCTTCTGCAGGACGATGGCCTTGTCGTTCGACCGCAGCACGCGTGGCTACACCGTGGTCGTTGCCGAGTGCTGCCAGAAGTTCGAGGAATGGCACTTAATCGTCCACATCTACCAATCGACCACGGAATCGTGGGACATTCACTACGCCCCAGACCTCATCCTCTGGAAAGCCAATCACCAGGCCGTCATATGCGACGGTGTGCTCTACCAATTCATGTGCCATCCATATCGGAACCCCAGCTTAATGGCGTTCGACCTCATCAAGCCGCCCTCTAGCATTTACCCTCTGATTCCTATGCCATTCCCTTGTGACTGTGCTGGATTGATCAACCTGTCGAACAAATTGGTCATGGTCGCATTGCTCAATTGGGTCCGGCCGCACGACGGAGCGGTGATTTTAGAACTTGAGGATAAGAAATGGCGGGAGGTGGCTCAAATGCCGATCTCCATGTACAAGAAGTTAGGCAGATATAATTTAATCTCCTGCGGCGCCGGGGACTTACTCTTCATGCACTCCCCAATGTGTCCGGAGCTACTGACCTTCGACATGAAGAAGAAGGTGTGGAAATGGGCGAGCCATCCCTACACCGAGGGGTCGCTCTTCTGCTTCAAACAGGGGGCCTCAGTCTTTCGCGACCTCTGCTTCGGCTTCTGCTTCGAACCGAGACTTGATGTCTCTTCTTGA
- the LOC121986465 gene encoding F-box/kelch-repeat protein At3g61590-like: MCKRWYEVVHSYWIWTIPRHSDGEVEEEEEEEEEEDDILFLSDELLQKVLSFLPTANIIKLGIVSKRWYEVVHSSPPLSWPMMAPQKPLFFRRFFNDAGDFSGRVYDPCFLRWSNFDDFLHSDIQYVSSSCGLVCLMNHSDRNHLLVGSPIKRDWKLLQVPGCSDSFRTMALSFDRSTRGYTVVVAKCSRTQQLQWHLSVHIYQSTTKSWATHYAQDFDLWKFEHQAVICDGVLYQFIYHPFLTPNLMAFDLIKPPSSIYPLIPMPFPCAFAGLINLSNKLVMVALLNWDWPHEGAVILELEDKKWREVAQMPISMYKKLGRYYLNSCGAGDLLFMHSPMCPELLTFDMKQKVWKWVSHPYTERSLFCFKQGASVFCDLCFGFCFEPRLDVSS, encoded by the coding sequence ATGTGCAAACGGTGGTACGAGGTGGTTCACTCCTATTGGATCTGGACGATCCCTAGACATAGTGACGGcgaggtggaggaggaggaggaggaggaggaagaagaagacgacaTTCTATTTCTATCGGACGAACTCCTGCAGAAGGTGCTCTCCTTTTTGCCCACCGCCAACATCATCAAATTGGGCATCGTATCCAAACGGTGGTACGAGGTGGTTCACTCCAGCCCCCCGTTGTCGTGGCCGATGATGGCGCCACAGAAGCCGTTGTTCTTCAGGCGCTTCTTTAACGACGCCGGCGACTTTTCGGGCCGCGTATACGACCCTTGCTTCCTCCGGTGGTCCAACTTCGACGACTTCCTCCACTCAGACATCCAGTACGTGTCCTCCTCCTGCGGCCTGGTCTGCTTAATGAACCACAGTGACAGGAACCACTTATTGGTCGGCAGTCCCATCAAGAGAGACTGGAAGCTGCTTCAAGTCCCCGGCTGCTCTGACTCCTTCAGAACGATGGCCTTGTCGTTCGACCGCAGCACGCGCGGCTACACCGTGGTCGTCGCCAAGTGCAGCCGCACCCAGCAATTGCAATGGCACTTATCGGTCCACATCTACCAATCGACGACGAAATCGTGGGCCACTCACTACGCCCAAGACTTCGACCTCTGGAAATTCGAACACCAGGCCGTCATATGCGACGGCGTTCTCTACCAATTCATCTACCATCCGTTTTTGACCCCCAACTTAATGGCGTTCGACCTCATCAAGCCACCCTCTAGCATTTACCCTCTTATTCCTATGCCATTCCCTTGTGCCTTTGCTGGATTGATCAACCTGTCGAACAAATTGGTCATGGTCGCATTGCTCAACTGGGACTGGCCGCACGAGGGAGCGGTGATTTTAGAACTTGAGGATAAGAAATGGAGGGAGGTGGCTCAAATGCCGATCTCCATGTACAAGAAGTTAGGCAGATATTATTTAAACTCCTGCGGCGCCGGGGACTTACTCTTCATGCACTCCCCAATGTGTCCGGAGCTACTGACCTTCGACATGAAGCAGAAGGTGTGGAAATGGGTGAGCCACCCCTACACTGAGAGGTCGCTCTTCTGCTTCAAACAGGGAGCCTCAGTCTTCTGCGACCTCTGCTTCGGCTTTTGCTTCGAACCGAGACTCGACGTCTCTTCTTGA
- the LOC121986466 gene encoding uncharacterized protein LOC121986466: protein MLRCFLFDEDGRYVPAWVQIHGLPPDCWSPKVLGLIGSEIGRPMYTDKLTRTRERLTYARLLVEVSVHDERIREVPITLPTGAQLDLRIIYEVMPDFCDDCRRLGHCKKDCKISSKHHPNRSQPTRGRQQFQYRKKQLIPPQGPPQVVGDAPLPLDCAPEQDPVVATKVVEEMVPEEIQSSSIPNVPDPLSQSILVSPSSSRNNVASSSKSTDSQAKGKEVAAHQDQIDSSEATSVTLGTEDTIILDSTFIPHLIPGPIVEVEPPPTSTPTSAHADAQHNGRILRVRAVRPSRGR from the coding sequence ATGCTGCGTTGTTTTCTGTTTGATGAGGATGGAAGATACGTCCCTGCATGGGTTCAAATTCATGGATTGCCACCGGATTGTTGGTCTCCCAAAGTTCTTGGACTCATTGGCTCAGAGATAGGAAGACCGATGTACACCGACAAATTGACCCGTACAAGGGAACGATTGACATATGCTAGGCTCTTGGTGGAGGTCTCAGTTCATGACGAAAGAATAAGAGAGGTCCCAATTACATTACCTACTGGTGCTCAACTTGACCTTCGGATCATTTATGAAGTCATGCCCGACTTTTGTGATGATTGTCGAAGACTTGGACATTGTAAGAAGGATTGCAAGATTTCTAGCAAACATCATCCCAACCGGTCACAACCTACAAGAGGTAGACAACAATTTCAATATCGAAAAAAACAATTGATACCTCCTCAAGGGCCGCCACAAGTCGTTGGTGACGCTCCACTACCATTAGATTGTGCTCCGGAACAAGATCCTGTAGTGGCTACAAAGGTTGTTGAAGAAATGGTCCCAGAGGAGATACAATCATCATCCATTCCAAATGTCCCCGATCCTCTTTCACAATCGATTTTGGTATCTCCCTCTTCATCAAGGAATAATGTGGCTTCATCTTCAAAATCAACTGATTCTCAAGCCAAAGGTAAGGAGGTTGCTGCACATCAAGATCAAATTGATTCAAGTGAGGCTACTTCTGTCACTCTAGGCACGGAGGACACTATCATTTTGGACAGTACCTTTATCCCTCATTTGATTCCGGGACCTATTGTGGAAGTAGAACCACCCCCTACATCAACTCCAACTTCAGCACATGCGGATGCTCAACATAATGGGAGGATTTTACGGGTTAGAGCAGTCCGCCCATCTCGTGGACGATGA
- the LOC121984030 gene encoding protein LIFEGUARD 2-like, with the protein MWKNAGYSKAGDLESGTQPLYPGMLESPDLRWAFIRKIYFILCVQLALTVAVASVVVSVDAIPQFLLSSNTGLAVYIAIVFLPIITLCPLSCYYQRHPVNLLLLGLFTVSLSFAVGMTCAFTSGKVILEAAILTAVVVVSLTLYTFWAARRGHDFSFLGPFLFAALMILLVFSFIQILFPLGKISVMIYGGLAAIIFAAYIVYDTDNLIKRYTYDEYIWAAVALYLDIINLFLNLLTILRVSNN; encoded by the exons ATGTGGAAGAACGCCGGGTACTCGAAAGCAGGGGACTTGGAGTCCGGGACGCAGCCGCTCTACCCGGGAATGCTCGAGAGCCCCGATCTCCGATGGGCGTTCATCAGGAAGATCTACTTCATTCTCTGCGTCCAACTGGCGTTGACGGTGGCCGTAGCCTCCGTCGTGGTCAGTGTCGACGCCATCCCCCAATTCCTCCTTTCGTCGAACACGGGGCTGGCGGTTTATATCGCCATCGTCTTCCTCCCAATAATTA CTTTGTGCCCTCTGTCTTGTTATTATCAACGCCACCCGGTGAATCTACTTCTTCTCGGGCTGTTTACTGTGTCATTGAGCTTCGCTGTCGGAATGACCTGTGCTTTTACAAGTG GAAAGGTCATTTTGGAAGCTGCTATTCTCACTGCAGTGGTGGTTGTTAGTCTCACCCTCTATACTTTCTGGGCTGCACGTAGAGGCCATGACTTCAGCTTTCTGGGCCCTTTCCTTTTCGCTGCTCTCATGATATTGCTGGTGTTCTCATTTATCCAG ATTCTATTTCCTCTGGGAAAGATTTCAGTAATGATATACGGAGGACTGGCTGCAATTATATTTGCTGCCTACATTGTATATGACACAGACAACTTGATCAAGCGATATACTTATGATGAGTACATTTGGGCTGCTGTGGCTCTCTATCTTGACATCATAAACCTGTTCCTTAATCTGCTCACCATACTCAGGGTTTCAAACAATTGA